Proteins encoded by one window of Aspergillus puulaauensis MK2 DNA, chromosome 4, nearly complete sequence:
- a CDS encoding uncharacterized protein (COG:S;~EggNog:ENOG410PQD0;~SECRETED:SignalP(1-23)), translating to MDNTHGIGQRLTLLALLFTSVCAHSWVEQLMVIAPNGTFVGSPGYPRGYVPRSDPSFNDGSMTYILPRDGGTKVTESDSLCSETQRKQDQTDGYPRLQASAGAAVALRFQENGHVTLPDTQQGKPKNRGTIYVYGTAEPKQDEKLLGVHNVWTADGTGGDGRGVLLGKRNYDDGRCYQVNGGEISETRQKDYPHDADQYMGGDLWCQADIGIPSSAPSGKPYTLYWVWDWPTEAGVDPGLPDGKQEMYTTCMDVDVGEADNTLSRTGQNVNYDHDQSLNGAAIPEQFKAIFNSESGESTAAGTSTSHSEVPSSSTTTAPSESSTVPPKATVTVTSFVTSVQYVRLTGSASTPSATPP from the coding sequence ATGGACAACACACACGGCATTGGGCAGAGGCTGACCCTCCTGGCTCTCCTCTTCACATCAGTATGTGCTCATTCATGGGTGGAACAGCTTATGGTTATCGCGCCCAACGGAACCTTCGTCGGCTCCCCAGGGTATCCTCGGGGGTATGTCCCTCGCTCAGATCCCTCGTTCAATGACGGATCTATGACTTACATACTCCCACGTGACGGAGGGACAAAAGTCACTGAATCGGATAGTCTCTGTTCAGAGACTCAACGGAAACAGGACCAGACTGATGGATATCCACGATTGCAGGCGAGCGCAGGCGCCGCCGTTGCCCTCCGCTTCCAAGAAAACGGCCACGTAACATTGCCGGATACTCAACAAGGGAAGCCGAAGAATCGCGGGACAATCTATGTTTACGGCACAGCGGAACCGAAACAAGACGAAAAGCTTCTGGGCGTTCACAATGTGTGGACTGCGGACGGAActggtggtgatggccgCGGCGTTCTCCTAGGGAAACGTAACTACGACGATGGGCGCTGCTATCAAGTCAACGGTGGTGAAATCTCTGAGACCCGGCAAAAGGACTACCCACACGATGCGGACCAATATATGGGAGGCGATTTATGGTGTCAAGCGGACATCGGCATCCCAAGCAGCGCGCCATCCGGTAAGCCTTATACCCTTTACTGGGTTTGGGACTGGCCTACCGAGGCTGGTGTCGATCCCGGCCTACCTGACGGAAAGCAAGAAATGTATACGACCTGCATGGATGTGGACGTGGGCGAGGCTGATAACACACTCAGCCGCACGGGTCAGAATGTGAATTACGACCATGACCAGTCTCTGAACGGGGCGGCTATCCCGGAACAATTCAAAGCGATCTTCAACTCTGAATCAGGGGAATCAACTGCGGCGGGCACTTCTACTTCACACTCAGAGGTGCCCTCTTCGAGCACCACGACAGCTCCTTCTGAATCGTCCACGGTGCCTCCCAAGGCGACAGTCACGGTAACTTCGTTTGTAACATCTGTGCAGTATGTCAGACTCACGGGTAGTGCTTCGACTCCGTCAGCGACGCCACCTTGA
- the hmg1 gene encoding HMG-CoA reductase (BUSCO:EOG092608ZS;~COG:I;~EggNog:ENOG410PH8V;~InterPro:IPR023282,IPR002202,IPR023076,IPR023074, IPR025583,IPR000731,IPR009023,IPR004554,IPR009029;~PFAM:PF00368,PF13323,PF12349;~TransMembrane:8 (i40-61o243-264i271-291o297-317i366-385o391-413i477-498o597-616i);~go_function: GO:0004420 - hydroxymethylglutaryl-CoA reductase (NADPH) activity [Evidence IEA];~go_function: GO:0005515 - protein binding [Evidence IEA];~go_function: GO:0016616 - oxidoreductase activity, acting on the CH-OH group of donors, NAD or NADP as acceptor [Evidence IEA];~go_process: GO:0008299 - isoprenoid biosynthetic process [Evidence IEA];~go_process: GO:0015936 - coenzyme A metabolic process [Evidence IEA];~go_process: GO:0055114 - oxidation-reduction process [Evidence IEA]), whose translation MASTLIRRKFPATDGGSEPEPSWLKRQVTGRLQSISRRACIHPIHTIVVIALLASTTYVGLLEGSLFDSFRNPKHASGQVDVDSLLLGSRSLRLGEDTYWKWQVEESATQEEYEAAQHLALMTLIFPDSVSKAESSAPVADTISVPANTSAQRLPHTPNLFSPFSHDSSIVFTLPFGQVPQFLKAVQELPDPTVEGEEGEQKQWIMRATRGPVSGSRGSVRFWLADAWTSFVDLIKHAETIDIVIMALGYLAMHLSFASLFFSMKRLGSKFWLATTVLFSGIFAFLFGLLVTTKFGVPINVLLLSEGLPFLVVTIGFEKPIILTRAVLSASVDKKRQGPATPTPSSIQDSIQTAIKEQGFEIVRDYCIEIAILIAGAASGVQGGLRQFCFLAAWILFFDCLLLFTFYTTILCIKLEITRIRRHVALRKALEEDGITQRVAENVASNNDWFGSGSDNGSSDDTSVFGRKIKSNNVRRFKILMVGGFVLFNVVNMSTIPFRNSTSLSPMRNVFSPTPIDPFKVAENGLDTIYVEAKSQKMETIVTVVPPIKYKHEYPSVHYAKLGESQSLEIEYTDQLLDAVGGRVIDGLLKSIEDPVISKWIIAALTLSIVLNGYLFNAARWSIKEPQSATPKESVKPKVYPKVDLNPPGPKKSLEECEAMLKSKKAAYLSDEELIELSLRGKLPGYALEKSLENEDLMSRVDAFTRAVKIRRAVVSRTPATSAVTSSLEASKLPYKDYNYGLVHGACCENVIGNLPLPIGVAGPLTIDGLSYFIPMATTEGVLVASASRGAKAINAGGGAVTVLTGDGMTRGPCVGFPTLARAAAAKVWLDSDEGRNIMTTAFNSTSRFARLQHMKTALAGTYLYIRFKTTTGDAMGMNMISKGVEKALNIMATECGFSDMATISVSGNFCTDKKAAALNWIDGRGKSVVAEAIIPGEVVRNVLKSDVDALVELNTSKNLIGSAMAGSLGGFNAHASNIVTAIFLATGQDPAQNVESSSCITTMKNSNGNLQIAVSMPSIEVGTIGGGTILEAQSAMLDFLGVRGSHPTNPGDNARQLARIVAAAVLAGELSLCSALAAGHLVRAHMAHNRSAAPTRSATPVSAAVGATRGLSMTSSK comes from the exons ATGGCTTCTACATTGATTCGGAGGAAATTTCCAGCAACAGATGGAGGTAGTGAACCCGAACCCTCGTGGCTGAAGCGTCAAGTTACCGGTCGTCTGCAGTCCATCTCTCGTCGCGCGTgtatccatcccatccacacAATCGTCGTGATTGCGCTTCTTGCGAGTACAACCTATGTTGGCCTTCTCGAGGGAAGTTTGTTCGACTCGTTCAGGAACCCCAAGCATGCCTCGGGCCAGGTTGATGTTGACTCGCTTCTCCTTGGAAGTCGGAGCCTCCGGCTAGGAGAAGATACGTACTGGAAATGGCAAGTCGAGGAATCGGCGACGCAGGAGGAATACGAG GCTGCTCAGCACCTCGCTTTGATGACCTTGATCTTTCCGGATTCCGTGTCGAAAGCAGAGTCGTCTGCACCCGTTGCCGACACTATCTCGGTGCCCGCCAACACCTCTGCTCAGCGACTCCCGCATACTCCTAATCTATTCTCCCCGTTCTCCCACGACTCGTCTATTGTCTTTACCCTCCCGTTTGGCCAGGTCCCTCAGTTCCTGAAGGCGGTTCAAGAGCTTCCTGACCCGACGgttgagggcgaggaaggggAACAAAAACAATGGATCATGCGTGCTACCCGGGGCCCAGTCAGTGGTTCGCGTGGATCGGTTAGGTTCTGGCTCGCAGATGCGTGGACTTCCTTTGTTGATCTGATCAAG CACGCCGAGACAATCGACATTGTGATCATGGCCTTGGGTTACCTTGCGATGCATCTCAGTTTTGcatctctctttttctccaTGAAACGGTTGGGGTCGAAATTCTGGTTGGCAACCACAGTGCTTTTCTCCGGCATTTTCGCATTTCTGTTTGGCCTTCTCGTTACAACGAAATTCGGTGTTCCCATCAACGTGCTTCTTTTATCGGAAGGCCTTCCGTTCCTGGTTGTGACAATTGGTTTCGAAAAGCCGATTATTCTCACCAGAGCCGTCCTTAGTGCCTCGGTAGACAAGAAGCGTCAAGGACCAGCCACGCCAACTCCTAGCTCTATCCAAGACTCCATTCAGACTGCCATCAAAGAGCAAGGTTTCGAAATCGTGAGAGATTACTGTATTGAAATTGCGATCCTTATTGCGGGAGCTGCATCCGGAGTCCAAGGTGGCTTGAGGCAGTTTTGCTTCCTCGCTGCCTGGattcttttcttcgactGCCTTTTGCTCTTCACTTTCTACACGACTATCCTCTGCATCAAGCTTGAAATCACACGCATTAGACGCCATGTTGCGCTCCGTaaggccctggaggaagacGGTATTACTCAGCGTGTTGCGGAAAATGTCGCCTCAAACAATGATTGGTTTGGTTCAGGATCGGACAATGGCAGCTCTGATGACACTAGCGTCTTTGGACGGAAAATCAAATCGAACAATGTGCGCCGATTCAAGATCCTCATGGTTGGAGGTTTTGTGCTGTTCAATGTCGTGAATATGTCCACAATTCCTTTCCGGAATTCGACGAGCTTGTCTCCTATGCGCAACGTATTTTCTCCCACGCCAATCGATCCATTCAAGGTTGCTGAGAATGGTCTTGATACAATCTACGTTGAAGCCAAAAgccagaagatggagacaaTTGTGACGGTTGTCCCACCTATCAAGTATAAGCATGAATACCCTTCTGTACATTATGCAAAGCTTGGAGAGAGCCAGTCTCTTGAAATCGAATACACCGACCAGCTCCTGGACGCTGTTGGTGGTCGTGTCATCGACGGCCTCTTGAAGAGCATTGAGGATCCAGTCATCAGCAAGTGGATCATTGCTGCGTTGACCTTGAGTATTGTTTTGAATGGTTATCTCTTCAACGCTGCAAGGTGGAGCATCAAGGAACCGCAATCTGCCACACCTAAGGAGTCTGTCAAGCCAAAGGTCTACCCGAAAGTCGACTTAAACCCTCCTGGCCCCAAAAAGAGCCTGGAAGAGTGTGAGGCGATGCTCAAATCGAAAAAGGCTGCTTACCtcagcgatgaggagctgATCGAACTCTCCTTGCGTGGAAAACTTCCCGGATACGCCCTGGAGAAGTCTCTGGAGAACGAGGACCTTATGAGCCGTGTCGATGCCTTTACGCGGGCGGTCAAAATTAGAAGGGCTGTAGTGTCAAGGACACCGGCAACGTCGGCAGTCACCAGCTCCTTGGAGGCCTCCAAGCTGCCTTACAAAGACTACAATTATGGCCTTGTTCACGGTGCATGCTGCGAGAATGTCATTGGTAACCTGCCATTGCCCATAGGAGTTGCTGGGCCTCTCACTATCGACGGTCTAAGCTATTTCATTCCCATGGCCACTACTGAGGGTGTCTTGGTGGCTAGTGCTAGTCGAGGCGCTAAGGCTATCAACGCCGGCGGTGGTGCAGTAACTGTCTTGACTGGTGATGGCATGACTCGCGGTCCCTGTGTCGGCTTCCCTACACTtgcgcgagcagcagcagctaaaGTTTGGCTTGACTCCGACGAGGGGAGGAACATCATGACAACTGCATTCAACTCTACTAGCCGCTTTGCCAGACTACAGCACATGAAGACCGCTCTTGCCGGTACCTACTTGTATATTCGGTTCAAGACCACTACCGGTGACGCCATGGGTATGAACATGATCTCAAAGGGTGTCGAGAAAGCACTAAATATTATGGCAACGGAGTGTGGGTTTTCTGATATGGCCACCATCTCTGTGTCTGGTAACTTCTGTACCGACAAGAAGGCAGCTGCTCTCAACTGGATTGATGGTCGCGGGAAATCGGTTGTGGCAGAGGCCATTATTCCCGGCGAGGTCGTTCGCAATGTGCTCAAGAGTGACGTGGATGCTCTGGTGGAATTGAATACAAGCAAGAACTTGATTGGAAGTGCGATGGCAGGCAGTTTGGGTGGATTCAATGCTCATGCATCTAACATTGTCACTGCAATCTTCCTTGCAACTGGCCAGGATCCTGCACAGAACGTCGAAAGCAGCAGCTGCATTACGACCATGAAGAA CTCAAATGGCAATCTCCAGATAGCCGTATCTATGCCTTCGATCGAAGTCGGCACCATCGGTGGCGGCACTATTCTTGAAGCTCAGTCTGCTATGCTCGATTTCCTCGGCGTTCGTGGTTCTCACCCTACCAACCCAGGTGACAACGCACGCCAGCTAGCTCGTATTGTGGCAGCCGccgtccttgctggtgaACTGAGTCTGTGCTCTGCACTAGCGGCTGGACACCTTGTCAGAGCGCACATGGCCCACAACCGCAGTGCTGCTCCCACTCGATCAGCGACTCCAGTTTCAGCAGCTGTTGGTGCTACGCGCGGACTGTCCATGACGTCTTCTAAATAG
- the SPA2 gene encoding putative cell polarity protein (COG:S;~EggNog:ENOG410PK5B;~InterPro:IPR039892,IPR013724;~PFAM:PF08518) gives MNGQPGTMSPVSVDGSDWSGLNQYQKSDAPFSPTFSNRSNLATPPTSGVPNPPNSAGLPNGSSSSQLSDSGNPSPPNSVAARSSDGTLGDNRSRRQRQVEEILAQHYSALRRFLFSSYRDERGKKSSKAQDKLLRLSATQFHELSTDVYDELLRRQQAMPSPSRPPRPEVPPFLPPRSDFHEKRNQARQKLASLQHQRFRDLAADVFNELERRFPQFPEKESRRASPAPSMRGRPPPNGYGPGGYPPPPGARRSQSRGPPRMGRGYPSGGPPGSPMYPPRKMSLSSTTSGMNGEGPMPKSFQSNTIVPNKSTMVEDDDDANGTEDDYDSRSDAFALDSFLRSRRGTATTIGDGDRKILADTQSQVSTLQDKVSKLEELLKTKDEEIAKSQGDREEVDKLEELLKAKEEEIARYQEDQDKSQISNAERQEWDDIKYELENKIHKAEDLNNSLQFELEKVRAEHAAMEGSRQEGGDSELQARFASLEVKHQKLQTELRDQQQSTAEVRREAAGFLMEMRELSEQSHSRLEHEEQLSHQVHKLEEEIQFWRERHAKAKAQLRHLRASTAGISELLTDVNTVAKNNELLQDDGIIKDVHVTKFQISVDELLRIARTDGHQHVMPQVNPVVKAIRGILQDVQLAQRSESAECTKATRKVSATANNLITAAKNFASSGGLSPISLLDAAASHLSTAVIEFIRIVKIRPTPADELNDDDEEQFAQLKSPDLFSVAPSHSRLSRNSVYSAMSPPPESESQPNGVGMKHDYHVEQENHELQELKYYVEDQADGLVQSIQSLVASIRGEESMTTIRTHVSAIASIVTNVSSSTEHLITRPDTNPVLRQRAGTSIETLEYQRSRLVGAAAEGEGAADLGQLRAVANQLPPIAFEIARETKELVQRLDSTDHDDAENDDFR, from the exons ATGAATGGTCAACCAGGGACCATGTCGCCCGTCTCCGTAGACGGAAGTGACTGGTCGGGCCTTAATCAATATCAAAAGTCGGATGCGCCTTTCTCGCCGACCTTCTCAAATCGCAGCAATCTGGCGACACCTCCTACCTCTGGCGTGCCCAATCCACCCAATAGTGCCGGTCTTCCAAAtgggtcgtcgtcgtcgcagTTGAGCGACTCGGGAAACCCATCTCCGCCCAACTCCGTTGCTGCGCGATCTAGTGATGGCACCTTAGGAGACAACCGCAGCAGGCGACAACGGCAGGTCGAGGAGATTCTAGCCCAGCATTATTCCGCCTTAAGAAGGTTCCTTTTTTCGAGTTATCGGGACGAACGAGGCAAAAAGTCCAGCAAAGCCCAGGATAAACTTCTCCGGCTCTCGGCAACTCAGTTTCATGAACTCAGCACAGATGTCTATGACGAGTTACTCCGGCGGCAGCAGGCTATGCCATCTCCTAGTCGGCCGCCTCGCCCTGAGGTTCCTCCATTTCTGCCTCCGCGAAGCGATTTCCACGAAAAGCGCAACCAAGCGCGTCAGAAGCTCGCCTCGCTTCAACACCAGCGCTTTAGGGACCTCGCTGCCGATGTCTTCAATGAACTAGAGCGACGATTCCCGCAGTTCCCCGAGAAGGAGTCTCGCCGAGCTAGCCCTGCGCCCAGCATGCGTGGCCGTCCGCCACCAAATGGGTATGGTCCTGGGGGCTatcctccacccccaggCGCTCGGCGCTCCCAATCACGAGGTCCACCCCGAATGGGAAGGGGTTACCCCTCTGGTGGCCCTCCTGGGAGTCCCATGTATCCCCCTCGCAAGATGTCTCTTAGCAGCACGACGTCTGGCATGAATGGAGAAGGTCCAATGCCCAAATCCTTCCAAAGTAATACCATTGTCCCCAACAAAAGTACCATGgtggaagatgacgatgatgccaaTGGCACCGAAGACGACTACGATTCTCGGAGTGACGCCTTTGCTCTGGACTCATTCCTACGCAGTAGACGTGGAACTGCAACAACGATTGGCGATGGTGATAGGAAAATACTAGCAGATACGCAATCACAAGTGTCAACCCTGCAGGACAAGGTCAGCAAACTCGAAGAGTTACTCAAAACCAAGGACGAGGAAATTGCCAAATCCCAAGGAGACCGCGAGGAAGTTGATAAACTTGAGGAGCTGCTTAAAgcgaaagaggaggagattgcgaggTACCAGGAAGATCAGGATAAGTCACAG ATAAGCAACGCCGAACGgcaggaatgggatgatATCAAGTATGAGCTTGAGAACAAAATTCATAAGGCAGAAGACCTGAACAACTCGTTGCAGTTTGAACTTGAAAAGGTTCGTGCAGAACACGCGGCGATGGAAGGCTCAAGACAAGAAGGCGGGGATTCTGAACTGCAGGCTCGGTTCGCTAGCCTTGAGGTTAAACACCAGAAGCTGCAAACCGAGCTGCGCGATCAACAACAATCGACGGCAGAAGTTCGGCGGGAGGCAGCAGGTTTCTTAATGGAAATGAGGGAGCTGTCGGAGCAGAGTCACTCAAGGTTGGAGCATGAGGAACAATTATCTCATCAAGTCCATaaactggaagaagaaatccagTTTTGGAGAGAACGTCACGCCAAAGCAAAAGCACAACTGCGACACCTCCGCGCGTCCACTGCTGGCATCTCAGAGCTTCTTACCGACGTCAACACCGTGGCCAAAAACAACGAACTCCTGCAAGATGACGGAATTATCAAAGACGTCCATGTCACGAAGTTCCAGATTTCTGTTGATGAACTCCTTCGCATTGCACGAACCGACGGCCACCAACATGTTATGCCCCAGGTTAATCCCGTTGTGAAAGCTATTCGCGGTATTTTGCAAGATGTCCAGCTCGCTCAACGTTCTGAATCTGCTGAATGCACGAAAGCTACGCGCAAAGTGTCTGCAACTGCGAACAATTTGATAACTGCCGCGAAAAATTTCGCCAGCTCAGGCGGTCTCTCTCCGATTTCCCTTCTGGATGCGGCTGCTTCTCACTTGTCGACTGCCGTTATTGAATTCATCCGCATAGTCAAGATCAGGCCTACGCCAGCAGATGAGCtgaatgacgatgacgaggagcaGTTTGCACAATTGAAGTCACCGGACCTCTTTAGTGTAGCGCCCAGCCATAGCAGGTTGAGCCGCAACTCTGTTTATAGCGCCATGAGCCCTCCACCTGAGTCAGAAAGCCAACCCAACGGCGTGGGTATGAAACATGATTACCACGTGGAACAAGAAAACCATGAACTTCAGGAGCTGAAG TACTACGTGGAGGACCAAGCCGACGGATTAGTTCAATCGATACAATCCCTGGTTGCTAGCATCCGTGGCGAGGAAAGCATGACTACTATCCGTACCCATGTCTCGGCTATCGCCTCGATAGTCACGAATGTGTCATCATCTACAGAGCATCTTATTACTCGACCGGACACAAACCCGGTTCTTCGACAACGTGCTGGCACTAGCATTGAAACTCTCGAATACCAAAGAAGCCGCCTCGTTGGCGCAGCTGCGGAGGGCGAAGGGGCAGCCGATCTTGGGCAGCTCCGTGCAGTCGCCAATCAATTGCCACCTATTGCCTTTGAAATCGCACGCGAGACAAAAGAACTGGTCCAGCGGTTGGATTCGACGGACCACGATGATGCCGAAAACGACGACTTCCGGTAG
- the cyp4 gene encoding peptidyl-prolyl cis-trans isomerase (COG:O;~EggNog:ENOG410PM2G;~InterPro:IPR024936,IPR029000,IPR020892,IPR002130;~PFAM:PF00160;~go_function: GO:0003755 - peptidyl-prolyl cis-trans isomerase activity [Evidence IEA];~go_process: GO:0000413 - protein peptidyl-prolyl isomerization [Evidence IEA];~go_process: GO:0006457 - protein folding [Evidence IEA]), whose translation MFARSLKSMVTPPCSFSARPLPSVLNCTRSPFLSLRPFSQSSAAMASQVFFDVEYEPQNAQGTTKTGRIVFNLFDDVVPRTANNFRSLASGKNEKGYSYKGSPFHRIIPDFMLQGGDFTRGNGTGGKSIYDSAKLGEQFADENFQLKHTKPGILSMANAGPNTNGSQFFITTVVTSWLDGNHVVFGEVADTDSYKIVKEIEALGSSSGAVRSKFRPTVVDCGEVETK comes from the exons ATGTTCGCCCGCAGCCTCAAGTCAATGGTGACCCCACCTTGCTCCTTCTCTGCTCGACCCCTCCCCTCTGTGCTCAATTGCACACGctcccccttcctctccctccgaCCTTTCTCTCAATCGTCTGCGGCCATGGCTTCCCAGGTGTTCTTTGACGTGGAATATGAACCCCAAAACGCTCAGGGTACAA CCAAGACGGGCCGCATCGTCTTTAACCTCTTTGACGACGTCGTCCCGAGGACTGCCAACAACTTCCGGTCGCTAGCCTCTGGTAAAAATGAAAAGGGCTATAGCTACAAGGGGTCTCCCTTCCACCGTATCATTCCCGATTTCATGCTCCAGGGTGGTGACTTTACCCGCGGTAAT GGCACTGGCGGCAAATCTATATACGATAGTGCAAAGTTGGGCGAACAATTTGCCGATGAGAACTTCCAGCTCAAGCACACCAAGCCTGGAATTCTTTCTATGGCCAACGCCGGGCCCAATAC AAATGGCTCCCAATTCTTTATTACCACCGTCGTAACCTCATGGCTTGACGGCAACCACGTCGTTTTCGGTGAAGTTGCTGATACTGATTCCTACAAGATCGTCAAGGAGATCGAGGCTCTCGGCAGCTCGTCCGGTGCAGTTAGATCCAAGTTCAGGCCCACAGTTGTTGACTGTGGCGAGGTTGAAACCAAATAG
- the CTR3 gene encoding high-affinity Cu transporter CTR3 (COG:P;~EggNog:ENOG410PP94;~InterPro:IPR007274;~PFAM:PF04145;~TransMembrane:3 (o50-69i144-161o167-188i);~go_component: GO:0016021 - integral component of membrane [Evidence IEA];~go_function: GO:0005375 - copper ion transmembrane transporter activity [Evidence IEA];~go_process: GO:0035434 - copper ion transmembrane transport [Evidence IEA]), which translates to MDHGSMDMDMGGMDMGGGGGGAQCVVSMLWNWNTIDACFLSSSWHIRSRGMFAGSCIGVICLVIALEFLRRIAREYDAFIVHRAQMRAQYLTPAQNPAASSSSDSADVSGTQKSTAAASATYPPAASSKSIRVRPTLIEQTVRALLHMLQFAVAYFVMLLAMYFNGYIIICIFIGAFLGSFIFSWEYIGGGSKEYVASFFSFKPNYFLL; encoded by the exons ATGGATCACGGCAgcatggatatggatatgggaggaatggacatgggcggcggcggcggcggtgctcAATGTGTTGTCTCG ATGTTATGGAACTGGAACACTATCGATGCCT GCTTCCTCTCTAGCAGCTGGCACATCAGATCGCGCGGCATGTTCGCAGGCTCCTGCATCGGCGTCATCTGTCTCGTCATAGCCCTCGAATTCTTACGCCGCATTGCCCGCGAATATGATGCCTTTATCGTCCATCGCGCGCAAATGCGAGCCCAGTACCTCACACCAGCACAGAACCccgcagcttcatcctcatcggaTAGCGCCGATGTATCTGGGACACAGAAAtccaccgcagcagcaagtgCTACATACCCACCGGCAGCTTCATCCAAATCTATACGCGTCCGTCCAACCCTCATCGAGCAAACTGTCCGCGCCTTGTTGCATATGCTGCAGTTTGCGGTTGCGTATTTCGTCATGTTGCTTGCCATGTACTTCAACGGGTATATCATAATTTGCATCTTTATCGGCGCGTTCCTGGGCTCGTTTATCTTCTCATGGGAGTATATTGGTGGTGGATCAAAGGAGTACGTTGcatcctttttttctttcaaACCCAACTATTTTCTCCTCTAA
- the SKI6 gene encoding exosome non-catalytic core subunit SKI6 (BUSCO:EOG0926407T;~COG:J;~EggNog:ENOG410PI30;~InterPro:IPR020568,IPR027408,IPR001247,IPR036345;~PFAM:PF01138): MPLDTSTTYPLTKLRLDGRRWNELRLIQAQISTNPASSGSSYLAMGNTTILCSVHGPAEGRRGDATGGAAGSSGAVVEVDVNIAGFASVDRKRRAGGSDRQSGRIASTLRSAFQSHLHTYLYPHSTISIHVSVLSVDGSLLAAAVNACTLALVDAGIPMPGLLCGCTAGMSGSASTPRDPMDDTLDPLLDGSLPEEQELPFLTVATTSVPAVMTDGEEDDMKVSMLTMDSKVHHTYIETMLAVGVDGCKQIREILDGVIKGSSQR; this comes from the exons ATGCCTCTCGACACCTCTACGACATATCCTCTCACGAAACTGCGCCTTGACGGCCGGCGATGGAACGAGCTCCGGCTGATTCAAGCACAAATATCTACGAACCCCGCTAGCTCTGGGTCTTCCTACTTGGCAATGGGGAATACAACTATTCTATGTTCCGTACATGGCCCTGCGGAAGGGCGTCGAGGCGATGCGACCGGTGGTGCTGCGGGATCCTCAGGCGCAGTGGTGGAAGTCGATGTGAACATCGCAGGGTTTGCAAGCGTTGACCGGAAAAGACGGGCAGGCGGAAGTGACAG GCAATCCGGCCGCATTGCCTCGACCTTGCGCTCCGCTTTTCAGTCGCATCTTCACACATATCTTTACCCCCACAGTACAATCAGTATTCACGTCTCTGTCTTGTCAGTGGATGGATCACTTCTCGCCGCAGCGGTCAACGCCTGTACGCTGGCCCTTGTGGATGCCGGGATACCAATGCCTGGTCTTTTGTGCGGATGTACAGCCGGCATGAGTGGCAGTGCCTCTACGCCAAGAGATCCAATGGACGACACCTTAGATCCTTTATTGGATGGTTCTTTGCCGGAAGAGCAGGAGCTCCCGTTCCTCACTGTTGCAACGACGTCGGTGCCGGCTGTGATGacggatggggaggaggatgacatGAAGGTATCAATGTTGACGATGGACTCCAAGGTTCATCATACGTACATCGAGACGATGTTAGCTGTGGGGGTAGACGGGTGTAAGCAGATTCGCGAGATTCTTGATGGAGTCATCAAAGGATCGAGCCAAAGGTGA